The genomic region CGCCGATGCCGTGCCCGGGCAGCCTTCCTGGGTGACCGAGCTGGTCACCGCGTCACCGGCGTCCGGGATGGGCACCGGTGTGATGTTGGTGCGGATCCCGCACTTGGGCCCCGGCCCGCCGCTGATCGCCGAGACGTTGAGCAGCTTGTTCGGCGAGCCGTTGCCCACGTTGCGGATGACGCCGTCGGTGGCGCCGTTGACCAGGGCGTCGCGGACCTGCTGCGGGGTCGCGCCGGGGTTGGCGGCCAGGTACAGCGCCGCCGCGCCGCCGACGTGCGGGGCCGCCATCGAGGTGCCGGTCATGTTCGTGCTGCCGCCACCGCTGTTGCCCTTGCTGATCGAGGTGACGTTCTCCCCGGGGGCGAAGATGTCCAGGCAGGTGCCGATGTTGGATCCCATGTACCGGTTGTCCGAGCTGTTGGTGCCGCCCACCGTGATCACCTCCGGCACCCGGGCCGGGCTGGTGCCGCAGGCGTCGCTGGAGGCGTTGCCCGCCGCCACGGTGTAGACCACGCCCGAGGCCACCGAGGCCTTCACCGCGTCGTCGCCGACCCCCGGGGCGTCCATGGTCAGGCTCATGTTGGCCACCGCGGGCTTCCGCGCGTTGGCGGTGACCCACTCGACCGCGTCGATGATGCCGGAGTCCGGCCCGGTGTTGTCGCAGCCGAGCACCTTCAGCCCGACGACCTTGATCTTCTTGGCCACGCCGTAGGTCTTGCTGCCCATGGTGCCCGCGGTGTGGCTGCCGTGCCCGTGGCAGTCGTAGCCGTTGCCGCCGAAGAAGTCCTTACCGAGGCTGGCCCTGCCCTCGTACTCCGGGTTGCCGGGGTCGATGCCGCTGTCGATGTCGTAGGCGGTGACCCCTTCGCCGGTGTTCGGGTAGGTGTAGGCGCGGTCCAGCGGCAGGTTCTTCTGGTCGACCCGGTCCAGGCCCCAGGTGGGGTTGGGCTGGGTGTCCGCGCCGCGTGCGGTGCCGTCCTGGTGCACCGACTTCACCGCCGGGTCGGCGGCCAGTCTGCGGGCCTGCTGCTCGGTCATGCTCCGCACCGAGAAGCCGCGCAGGGTGTGGGTGTAGGTGGAGCGCAGTTCGCCGCCGTAGCGCTGGGCCAGCGCGGCGGAGGCGGCCTGGCCGGTGGCCACATCCTCACGCAGCACGACGATGTACTGGTCGCCGTAGTGCTGCCGGGCCTGGACCACGGTGCCCTCCGCGGGCGCGGCCTGCGCCGCGGTGGCGCCGAGGGTGAGCGCCGGGGCCAGCAGCCCGAGCGCGAGCAGGGCTTGTGCCTTGGTGTGCATGGGAATCCGCCTCGTTCCGCGGGTCACTGGACGGTCAGGGTGTAGACGGCGCTGGCCTTCTTGCCCGCGCTGTCGGTGGCGGTCACGGTGACCGGGTAGCTGCCGGGCTGGTGCGGCGCGAACACCTGCATGGTGGAGCTGCCGCCCGAGCTGACCGTCCGCGGGTTGAACATCGGCTGGATCACCAGGCCGGTTCCACTGGCGGACAAGGTGATCGTGCCGGTGCCGCCGGTCACGGTGACCGTGGCGGCGAGCAGCGTGCTCGGCCTGCCGGAGCCGGAGCCGGGGTTCACCGCCACCGCGAGGTCGCCGGGCTGCCCGCCCTTGCCGACGGTGAGCGTCAGCGCGGTGCTCACGGTGTCGGCCTTGCCCTTGCCGGACAAGGTGATCCGGTACTCCCGATCGGCCGTGCCCGGCGCGGTCTCGATGGTGAGCTTGGCGGTCTCGCCGGTGGTGATGGTCGAAGGCTGGAAGGTCGCCGTGGCGCCCTCGGGCAGACCGGTGGCGCTGAGCGCGACCTGTTCGGCCCCGCCGTTGCCCGCCTTGCTGGTCAGGCTCACCGAGACGTGCTTGCCGGGTTCGACCTTGGCCGCGGCGGGCACCGCGGACAGGGTGAACGCGCCGGTGGGCGGCGGGTCGCCGATCTGCTCCCGGACCCAGTCGCCCATCTCGTTGTTGAGCCGGGCGTAGATGCTGTACCAGCGGAAGTCACTGCGGCTCCAGGACGCCACGCCGATCACCTTGCCGTCGGCGACCAGCGGCCCGCCGCTGTCACCGGGCAGGACGGTCTTGCGGCCGTCGGGGTAACCGGCGCAGATCATCGTCTTCGGGTCCGCGCCCTGCTCGACCCCGGTGCACTGCCGGTGGTCCACGATCGGCAGGGTCAGCTTGTGCAGACTGGCATCCGGCGGGTTGTCGCTGTGGCTCTTCTTGCCGTAGCCGAGGCTGAACACGGTCCGGCCCGGCTGCTCCAGCCCGGTGTCGGCGGAACTGGCGATCGTGGCGTACCCCCCGGCAGGCACCGGGATGTCGGCGTCGGTGGTGATCACCGCGACGTCGTAGCCGCTGGCGAAGTGGCGGTAGCTGGGGTGGGTCTTGTAGTCCACCACGTTGAGCTGGGTGCCGCCGGGCTTTGCCACGTCGTCCAGGCCGTAGAGCACGGTCTTGCGGCCCTGGAGTTCCTTGCAGTGCGCGGCCACGAGGACCTTGCGCGGTGCGATCACCGAGCCGGAACAGCTCTGCCCGCGCGGCCTGCTGCCGCCCTCGCGCAGCGCGGCGATGACGTACGGGTGCTCGCGCACCGAGGCCGGTTCACCGCCGATGCTCTGCCCCTGCGCGCCATCGGGCACCCGGGCCAGGTCGGTCGGCGTCGCACCGGAGAGGCCCCCGCCCGGTGCGGCGAGCGCGGAGCCCACGGTCAGCGGCAGCGCCAGCAGCACCGCGGCGAGGCCGAGCAGCCTGTTTCTGGGTCTGGTCATGGTGTTCGTCCTTCCGGGAAGCGGGTCAGCGCGCTGACAGGGACGCGGTGTGCAGCAGCTTGTTGGGCGAACCACGACCGTCGGTGATCTTGCCCGCGGTCGCGCCGCCGGTCAGCGCCGAGCTGACCTGGCTCGGACTGGCGCCCGGGTTGCCGCCCAGGTACAGCGCCGCCGCGCCCGCCACGTGCGGGGTGGCCATGGAGGTGCCGTTCATCTGCTGGATGCCGCCGCCGTTGCGCAGCGAGGTGATGTTGCTGCCCGGCGCGAAGAGGTCCGTGCAGCGCCCGAAGTTCGAGGACTGGCCTCCGCTGAAGATCGAGCGCCGGTCCTGGCTGTCGCTGGCCGCCACGGTGATCGCCTCGGGCACCCTGGCCGGTGAGACGCCGCACGCGTCCTGCCCGCTGTTGCCCGCGGCCACCGTCGCGGTCACCCCGGCCCGGATCGCGCCCTGCACCGCCTGGTCCACTGTGGACGTCACGCCGCCGCCGAGACTGAGCGAGATCACCGCTGGCTTGCGGGCGTTCTTGGCCACCCAGTCGATGCCCTTGACGATGGTCGACCACGGCCCGCTGTTGTTGCAGCCCAGCACTCGCACCGAGACCACCTTGACGCCCTTGGCCACGCCGTAGGTGTTGCTGCCCACGGTGCCCGCCACGTGCGTGCCGTGCCCGGCGCAGTCGGCGGCGTCGGCGTCGTTGTCGATGAAGTCGTACCCGCTGGAGGCCCGCCCGCCGAAGTCGGACTGCCGGTAGTCCACCCCGGAGTCCACCACGTAGACGGTGACCCCGTCGCCCTTGCCGCGGTAGCTGTACTCGCGGTCCAGCGGCAGGTCCCGCTGGTCCACCCGGTCCAGCCCCCAGGTCGGGTTCAGCTGGGTCTCCTGCCCGCGGGCGATCCCGTCCGGCTCGACCAGCGCCACCGCCGGATCACCGGCCAGGGCCCTGGCCCGCTGCGGCGACATCCGCGCGGCGAACCCGCGCACCGCGGTGTCATAGGTGTGCCCGACCGCGAGGCCGTAGCGCTGGGCCAGCCCGGCCGCGGCGGCCGACGCCGCCTCCGCCTGGCCGTCGCGCAACAGCACGAGGTACCCGGTCTCGGCGGAGGCGGCGGCAGGGCCCGGCGCCGCGACACCGGCCATCACGGCGAACCCGGCGACGAGCACGCCGAGGACGCGTTTGTTCCTGGACATGAGCAGCTCCGATACAGGGGGGAACTGGTGGAGTGGGCCGCCCGCCGACGCGTGCTGGCCCGCCGGCAACTCTCCGGCGGGACGCACGGGCGGACAATTGTGGTGGGCACCCGTAGACCACCCAGTAGTCCCCGAGGTGGAGCCGCTCAGTCAGTCAGGGAGAGGGCGTCCGGCCGATGCCGCGGTAGGGCAGCGGCTGGCTGTAGACGATGTTGGTCGTGGTGCTGCCGAACGCGGTCAGCTCGTTGACCACCTGCTCCAGGTGTGGCATCGAGGTGGCCGCGACCTTGAGGGTGTAGCAGTCCTCGCCGGTGATCCGCAGGCACTCCAGGATCTCGCCGCGCTGGGCGAGCAGCCGGTGCAGCGGCTGGTGCTGGTGGCCGGGGTACTTCAGGCGCACCACGGCCAGCACGTGGTAGCCCACCTTGTCGAGGTCGACCACGGCGCGGTAGCCGGTGATCACCCCGGCGTGCTCCAGCCGCTTGACCCGTTCGGTGGTGGCCGAGGCGCTGAGGTTGACCCGGCGACCGAGCTCGGTGAGCGCGAGGCGGCCGTCCTGCTGCAGCTCCGCGACGATCATCCAGTCGGTGAGGTCCATGGTCTCGGCCATGGCCCGAAACTACCGTGAGATCCACGGCGAGGAGGGCCAAATGCCGTGGACAGTCCCTTCTGCGGGGCTGGCTGATCAGCATAGTCTCGATCACATGTTGCTCGGTGTGAACGTCCCGAACTTCGGCCCCGGCACCACCCCGGCGGTCTTGCGAGACTGGGCGCGGACGGTGGAGGGCCTGGGTTTCGACCTGCTGATGGTCTCCGACCACGTGTCGGTGACGCCCGATGTGGCCGAGCAGTACCCCGCGCCGTTCTACGAACCGTTCACCACGCTGTCCTGGCTCGCCGGGGTCACCGAGCGGATCACCCTGGGCACCACCGTGCTGATCGCGCCGTACCGGCATCCGCTGCTGGTCGCGCGGATGGCGGCGAACCTGAGCGAGCTCAGCGGCGGCCGCCTCGTGCTCGGCGTCGGGGTCGGCTGGGCGCGGCAGGAGTTCGCGGTACTCGGAGTTCCGTTCCACCGCAGGGGAAAGCTGACCGACGAGCTGATCACCACGGTACGCGCGGCCTGGCAGGACGAGGGCTACCGCGCGGGCGCCATCCCGATCTGGGTGGGCGGGCAGAGCGACGGCGCACTGCGGCGCGCGATCCGGCTCGGCGACGCCTGGCACCCGCTGCGGCAGACCCCCGACGGCTGGCGGGAGTCGGTGACCCGGCTGAAGAACCTCGCCGCCGAGGAAGAGCGCCCACTGCCCGGCTTGACGCCACGCATCCTGCTCCGGCTGACCGACGAGCCCGTGCCGGACCGACGACTGGGCGAGGGCACGATCGAGCAGGTCGTCGAGGACCTGCACCGGCTTCGCGCCGACGGAGCGCGGGCCGTGGTGCTGGACCCGTTCATCGGCGACCCGACGGAGACCCACCACCCCGAGCTCGCCTGGCACGCCCTGGCCACGGTGCGGAAAGAGTTGCTGCGAAAGGATTTTGCATGAACGAGGAACACCTGCTCCGGGCGATCGAGCTGGCCGCGGAGGCGCGGGCGGGCGGGAACCCGCCGTTCGGGTCCCTGCTCGTCGGCCCGGACGGCTCCGTGCTGGCCGAAGAGCGCAACTCCAGCCTCACCGACGGCGACATCACCGCCCACCCCGAGCTGAAACTGGCCCGCTGGGCAGCCCGCTCCCTGGACGCCACCACGGCGGCCGGCACCACGATGTACACCAGCTGCGAGCCTTGCGGAATGTGCGCGGGGGCACTGGCGAGGTCCGGCATCGGACACGTGGTGTTCGCACTGTCGGGCGAGCAGCTCAACGGGCTCAAGACCACCGGCGGCTTCCCCGAGGTGCCGACCGACGGCCCGCACCTCTACGACAAGGCGAAGCTCCCGGTCGAAGGCTACTACCCCTAGCTTTCCCGCAGATGCGCCCGCTGGGCCAGCTCCTCAGCGCTGACCACGGTCAGCACCGGGCTGCCCGGCGGGGCGAACATGGTCACCACCAGCTGGGCCTGCCGGTCGGGCAGGTTGTTCGCGCCTTGGAGGTGGATCACGGGGCGCGGAGGTCGAGGCGCGCAACGCGGCGGGGGAGATGGCGCTGCGCGGTGACCTGGCCCCGTTGTTCGCCGAGTTGCCCGGTGCGCTGGTGCTGAGCGAGCTGGAACGCGCGCGCCAGGCGGAGGCGGACGCCCTCATCGCGGGGTACGAGGGGCTGGAACGCCTGCTGTACCTGGCGATCGCGGTCGTGGTCGGGGCGGACCTGGGCACGGTCATCCGGCGTATGGGCGCGGATCCGGCGGACTGTCCCGAGGCTGGCCTCCGCGCCTACGAGGAGGTCACCTGGGTGGCTTTGGAGAGCAGGGTGCAGCTGGCCGGGATCATCCCGATCGGCGAGGCGTTCAGCCGCGCGGTGAGCGCCGACGGCGGGATCGTGGCGTCCCACTTCGACACGTCCGGTTTGGCGGAGCGGTCCGGGCTGTCGCCGGAGTCCCCGCGGGCGCGGGAGATCGCCGAGCTCACCGCCGGCGCCACCGGTGCGCCCCTCAACGAGCACGACCTCGCCGAGCTGCGGCACTCGATGACCAACCCCGATCCCACCAGCGCAGCCCACCGGCACGCCGCGCGGGCTGTCATCGGGTTCACCGGCCTGCTCAACAGATACCTGTCGTTGATGGCCACCATCAACGGAACGCCGCAACCGGATGCGGAGGACACGGGGGTGAGCGAGGAGTGGCTCGCCGCCGCCCTCGGCCGCTGATCACGATCCGCTACCGCAAGGGAACCAGCGCCTCCGGCCCCAGTGCCGAGCCGATCGGCTCCGGCACGCGCAGGTCCTCGTGCGCGTAGAGCGCGCGCACGGCCGGGGGATGGTCGGCGGCGCACACCCTGGCCAGCTCGTCGAGCAGGGCGTCGTAGTCCGGGCCGGTCGTGCCCGCGTAGGCCTCGGTCATGCGGCCCCATTCGTCCCAGGGCAGCATCTCGACCTTGTTCAGCGCGGCGAGGTCCCGCACGGCGTTGCCGCTGATCTCGGCGGGCCCCCAGTTCTCGGTGCCGTCCACGCCGAACCGGGACGCGTCGATCTCGCCGCGCCGATGGGCCAGCCACGCCTCACCGCCGGTGAGGAAGTCCCCTGGGCGCAGGTCGTGCAGGTGGGGCCGCGCGTTCCCGCAGAGGTGCTCGGTGTCGACGCGGACCCAGCGCGTGCCGTTCCAGTACTCGGTGATCCAGTGGTCGACGGCCCTCCCCGGCTGGAAGTAGGTGGCGAAACCACAGCGGGCGCGCGCGGCGATCCCCCGGTGACGCAGCAGCGCACAGCCCAGCACCGCGAAGTGCCGGCAGCTGCCGACCACGCGTTTCCGGGGTTCGCGCGGGACGGTCAACGGCGCGGGATCAAGTGTGAGCAGCTGCTGGAGGAGTGAATTCACCGGCCGAATTTGGTTGTCCTCGAAGCGGTCGGCGGACAGGTTCAACTCGGGTGTGTCCATGGGGTGAATTACCAGGTTGCGGACCGGTCGGCAGATGTCCACCGGATCAGTGGCCGCCGACTCCAATGCGCGGGGGTCCACACCGTTCAGGCTGGTGAACGGGCCGGGGGACACGTAGTCGATGTTTGCCGCCATGCGGTTGACGGTAGCGGCTATAGGGGTTAATTCGCCATATTCGGCGGCATCTGGCCGGAAGTATTGCTATTTACTGTGCGAATGAATATCCACGCGGTGGTCCTGGGCGGCGTGCTGGCCGGGATGCTCGCCGCGTCCGCACTCACCGGCTTCGCCGACCGGGTCACCATCATCGAACGCGACCAGTATCCCGACGGACCGGTTGACCGCAAAGGCATTCCCCAGGCCAGCCACACGCACGTGCTGATCGCCGGTGGCGCGCACGCGATCGACCAACTGCTGCCGGGCACCATCGACACCCTCATCGCGCACGGCGCCCAGCGCATCGGCCTGCCGAGCAGGTTCCTGGCCCTGGCCTCCCGTGGCTGGCTGCGGCGCTTCGACGAAGCCCAGTTCCTGATCAGCTGCTCCCGCGCCTTGCTCGACTGGGTGGTCCGCGACAAAGTGCTGCGGGACAAGAAGATCGCGGCCCGGGAGGGCACCGAGGCGATCGGCCTGCTCGGCGACGCCCAGCGGATCACCGGTGCACGGTTGCGCGACCGCGACACCGAGGCCGACCTCGACGCCGACTTCATCATCGACGCCACCGGGAACTCCTCCCGCGCCCCGCGCTGGCTCGCCGACCTCGGTCTGCCCGCGGTCACCGAAGAGAAGATCGACCCGGACATCTTCTACGCCACCCGCCTCTACCGCGCCCCCGAAGACGCCAGGCACGACTTCCCCGAGATCAACATCGCCTCCGACCCGACGGTCAGCCCGGTGTTGCAAGCCGGTGTCCTGCTGCCCATCGAGGACCACCGGTGGATCGTCACGCTGGTCGGCCCCCGCTCAGCCAAGCCGCCGGTGGACGACGAGGGCTTCGCCCGCTTCGCCAGGAACCTGCGCCACCCGGTCATCGCCAACCTCATCGCCCGCGCCGAACCACTGACCGCGCCACGGCAGTACCGCATACCCGGCAACCGCCGACGGCACTACGAACGCATCAAGCCCTGGCCCACCGGCTTCCTCGTACTCGGTGACGCCGCCTGCACCTTCAACCCCGTCTACGGCCACGGCATGGCCATCGCCGCCCGCAGCGCCCTCGCCGTCCGCAACGGATTGCGGTGCAACGGAATCGACCGCGGCGGCCCAATCATCCAACGCGCCGTCGCACGCCAGGCTGACCTCGCCTGGACGATGGCCACCACCCAGGACCTCCGCTACCCCAACACAACCGGCCCCCGCCCCGGCCGCTTCTCCGGCCTGCGCCAGGCATTCCTGGACCGCCTCTCCTGGGCGGCCACCGGACGTCCCGCGGTGGCCGCGGCACAGTTCGACGTCTACACCCTCGCCGCGTCCCCGCTGCGGCTGCTGGCACCGCGGGTCCTGCTCGGCGCTCTGCTCGGCCCGGGTCGCCCGCCCTTGACCGAACCGCCGCTGACGTCCGAGGAGTGGCGGGCTTGCCGGGGATGAGCGGCGCTGACCACCCCAGCACGGCCAGGTCCGGCGGCACCAGCGTGGTGGAGTTGACCAGCTCGCGGATCGCGTAGTCGTTCAGCGCGTTGCCGACCGGCTGGCCGACCTCCTGACGGGTCGGGAACGGTACGCCGCTGCGGGAGAGCCGGGTGCGCACGTTGATCACCATGTGTTCGACGCGTTTGGGCTGCCAGCGTGCTCCGGTTGGAGGTTGGCGAGCTGGGCGGCGGTTTCCTTCCAGGTCAGGGGTTGCGGCCGTGGGTCGTACGGCAGGTAGCGCTCGCCGAGCACGATCAGCACCAGCCGCTCGTCCTGGGTGAGTGACCAGACCCGCGGTGGCCTGGTGACGTCACCGGGCAGCGTCGCGGGCGGGCGCCGTCGCCAGTGACGAAGGCCTCCAGCAGGTGCTGCCGCCTGCCGAGCCGCGGATGAACAGCGGCGTGTAGCCGTCGCTGAGCAGCACCGGGTCCTCGTCCTTGAACAGCTGGCGGTCCGGTGGCACCCGGATCAGCATCTGGCCGGTGTTGGTGACCCACCACAGGCCGTCGCCGTGCCTGCGGCTGACCTGGGGGTAGTCCTCGCCGAGGCGGACGCGCACCTCCGGGCGGTTGCGGCCGAACAGCAGGATGCGGCCTTCTCGTGGGCCGAAGACGAGTCCACCGTGGACGGTCAGCACGGGCACGCTGCCCGGCACCGCGCCCGCGACGCCCCTGGTCAGGCTGCCGTGCGACCGCGGCAGCAGGGTTCCCTCGTTCTCCCGCACCGTTGGCACCTCCGTCACTTCGGCAGCTTCGCGGCCATCGCCGCGGCGAAGTCCTTGCGACCTCGCACAGCGACATCTCCGCCTCGCCGATCGTCTCGATCAGCACCTGCTCGGCCTTCCGCAGTCCCTCGGGACTGGTGTAGGGGCGGTACTCGAGCCAGAGCCTGCACATGCCGCCCCCGTCGAACTCCCTGCGCACCGCCTTGCGGCCGTTGACCTCCAGCTGTTCGCCCTCCCGCAGCGAGATCGGCGCGTCCCGGTGGAACACCACACCGCGGCGGGCTGTGTCGCGGCAGGCCGGTCCAGGACGATGATCCGTTCGCAGCTGTCCTCGGTCTTGGGTCCGCTGAGCACGGTGGGCGCGCCGATCTTCTTGCTCAGCCAGCCGGAGGTGACTTCCGGCGACTTGTCCAGCAGTTGGGCCTGGACGTTGGCGATCCCGTTCTGGTCGCGCCGGATGGTCACGTCGCAGTGGTCGAAGTCGCCGTAGTCGCTCTCCAGCTTCGGCTCGCCGAACCCGCGCAGCGCGGCGGCGTTGAGTTGCCCGCACGGGTCCATCGAGTGCTGCTGGTCCGGCGGCGGCTCGGCGCCCGGTGCGGGGGAGGGGGGAGGGGGGAGTCCGGACTGAAGAACACCACGCCCGCGACGACCAGGGGCACCACCGAGGCCGCGGCGCCGGCCAGCAGCAAGGTGCGC from Crossiella sp. CA-258035 harbors:
- a CDS encoding S8 family peptidase produces the protein MHTKAQALLALGLLAPALTLGATAAQAAPAEGTVVQARQHYGDQYIVVLREDVATGQAASAALAQRYGGELRSTYTHTLRGFSVRSMTEQQARRLAADPAVKSVHQDGTARGADTQPNPTWGLDRVDQKNLPLDRAYTYPNTGEGVTAYDIDSGIDPGNPEYEGRASLGKDFFGGNGYDCHGHGSHTAGTMGSKTYGVAKKIKVVGLKVLGCDNTGPDSGIIDAVEWVTANARKPAVANMSLTMDAPGVGDDAVKASVASGVVYTVAAGNASSDACGTSPARVPEVITVGGTNSSDNRYMGSNIGTCLDIFAPGENVTSISKGNSGGGSTNMTGTSMAAPHVGGAAALYLAANPGATPQQVRDALVNGATDGVIRNVGNGSPNKLLNVSAISGGPGPKCGIRTNITPVPIPDAGDAVTSSVTQEGCPGTASATLPVKVDISHAYTADLVLDLIGPSGKSYRLKDSGGIGSAGGVHQSFTVDASSENANGTWKLSARDVYRFDAGTIEGFAITF
- a CDS encoding trypsin-like serine protease translates to MTRPRNRLLGLAAVLLALPLTVGSALAAPGGGLSGATPTDLARVPDGAQGQSIGGEPASVREHPYVIAALREGGSRPRGQSCSGSVIAPRKVLVAAHCKELQGRKTVLYGLDDVAKPGGTQLNVVDYKTHPSYRHFASGYDVAVITTDADIPVPAGGYATIASSADTGLEQPGRTVFSLGYGKKSHSDNPPDASLHKLTLPIVDHRQCTGVEQGADPKTMICAGYPDGRKTVLPGDSGGPLVADGKVIGVASWSRSDFRWYSIYARLNNEMGDWVREQIGDPPPTGAFTLSAVPAAAKVEPGKHVSVSLTSKAGNGGAEQVALSATGLPEGATATFQPSTITTGETAKLTIETAPGTADREYRITLSGKGKADTVSTALTLTVGKGGQPGDLAVAVNPGSGSGRPSTLLAATVTVTGGTGTITLSASGTGLVIQPMFNPRTVSSGGSSTMQVFAPHQPGSYPVTVTATDSAGKKASAVYTLTVQ
- a CDS encoding S8 family peptidase — translated: MSRNKRVLGVLVAGFAVMAGVAAPGPAAASAETGYLVLLRDGQAEAASAAAAGLAQRYGLAVGHTYDTAVRGFAARMSPQRARALAGDPAVALVEPDGIARGQETQLNPTWGLDRVDQRDLPLDREYSYRGKGDGVTVYVVDSGVDYRQSDFGGRASSGYDFIDNDADAADCAGHGTHVAGTVGSNTYGVAKGVKVVSVRVLGCNNSGPWSTIVKGIDWVAKNARKPAVISLSLGGGVTSTVDQAVQGAIRAGVTATVAAGNSGQDACGVSPARVPEAITVAASDSQDRRSIFSGGQSSNFGRCTDLFAPGSNITSLRNGGGIQQMNGTSMATPHVAGAAALYLGGNPGASPSQVSSALTGGATAGKITDGRGSPNKLLHTASLSAR
- a CDS encoding Lrp/AsnC family transcriptional regulator, encoding MAETMDLTDWMIVAELQQDGRLALTELGRRVNLSASATTERVKRLEHAGVITGYRAVVDLDKVGYHVLAVVRLKYPGHQHQPLHRLLAQRGEILECLRITGEDCYTLKVAATSMPHLEQVVNELTAFGSTTTNIVYSQPLPYRGIGRTPSP
- a CDS encoding LLM class flavin-dependent oxidoreductase, which codes for MLLGVNVPNFGPGTTPAVLRDWARTVEGLGFDLLMVSDHVSVTPDVAEQYPAPFYEPFTTLSWLAGVTERITLGTTVLIAPYRHPLLVARMAANLSELSGGRLVLGVGVGWARQEFAVLGVPFHRRGKLTDELITTVRAAWQDEGYRAGAIPIWVGGQSDGALRRAIRLGDAWHPLRQTPDGWRESVTRLKNLAAEEERPLPGLTPRILLRLTDEPVPDRRLGEGTIEQVVEDLHRLRADGARAVVLDPFIGDPTETHHPELAWHALATVRKELLRKDFA
- a CDS encoding nucleoside deaminase, encoding MNEEHLLRAIELAAEARAGGNPPFGSLLVGPDGSVLAEERNSSLTDGDITAHPELKLARWAARSLDATTAAGTTMYTSCEPCGMCAGALARSGIGHVVFALSGEQLNGLKTTGGFPEVPTDGPHLYDKAKLPVEGYYP
- a CDS encoding transglutaminase-like domain-containing protein; translated protein: MAANIDYVSPGPFTSLNGVDPRALESAATDPVDICRPVRNLVIHPMDTPELNLSADRFEDNQIRPVNSLLQQLLTLDPAPLTVPREPRKRVVGSCRHFAVLGCALLRHRGIAARARCGFATYFQPGRAVDHWITEYWNGTRWVRVDTEHLCGNARPHLHDLRPGDFLTGGEAWLAHRRGEIDASRFGVDGTENWGPAEISGNAVRDLAALNKVEMLPWDEWGRMTEAYAGTTGPDYDALLDELARVCAADHPPAVRALYAHEDLRVPEPIGSALGPEALVPLR
- a CDS encoding enterotoxin — encoded protein: MNIHAVVLGGVLAGMLAASALTGFADRVTIIERDQYPDGPVDRKGIPQASHTHVLIAGGAHAIDQLLPGTIDTLIAHGAQRIGLPSRFLALASRGWLRRFDEAQFLISCSRALLDWVVRDKVLRDKKIAAREGTEAIGLLGDAQRITGARLRDRDTEADLDADFIIDATGNSSRAPRWLADLGLPAVTEEKIDPDIFYATRLYRAPEDARHDFPEINIASDPTVSPVLQAGVLLPIEDHRWIVTLVGPRSAKPPVDDEGFARFARNLRHPVIANLIARAEPLTAPRQYRIPGNRRRHYERIKPWPTGFLVLGDAACTFNPVYGHGMAIAARSALAVRNGLRCNGIDRGGPIIQRAVARQADLAWTMATTQDLRYPNTTGPRPGRFSGLRQAFLDRLSWAATGRPAVAAAQFDVYTLAASPLRLLAPRVLLGALLGPGRPPLTEPPLTSEEWRACRG